Proteins encoded in a region of the Inquilinus sp. KBS0705 genome:
- a CDS encoding beta-lactamase family protein: MMKRLLALLLLGAALHNTVYAQSINKPRLDSLLNILSSNNKTMGSLSISQNGKTIYQKAVGYSFIDSLSSQPATVQTKYRIGSISKMFTGVITFQLIEEGKLTLETTLDKFYPQMPNAANITIGQLLSHHSGLFNITNDPAFATYMTKPQTREQMLTKMAAFAPRFEPGAKFEYSNTNFIVLAYIVEKITNQPFADVVKQRVINKAGLKDTYYGGKINTANNEALSYNFADKWKIIPETDMSIPSGAGAMVSTPADLTKFAEALFNGKLISDASLAKMKPLSDYYGMAMRKIDFDGKVSYGHNGAIDGFRAELAYFPQQKLAIAYTSNGGIYSTEKILKATVSIVFNEPFTMPLYKKPDLKTEELDKYLGVYSSPDFPLKITMSKDNTTLYGQAAGQGLIRLEATGKDRFEFEPNDIVVEFDTAKGQFILKQNGGIKVFTREK; encoded by the coding sequence ATGATGAAACGCTTGCTTGCCCTTTTGCTGCTTGGCGCAGCTTTGCATAATACTGTATACGCGCAAAGTATTAATAAGCCCAGGTTAGATAGTTTGCTTAACATATTAAGCTCCAATAACAAAACCATGGGTAGCCTGTCCATCTCGCAAAACGGTAAAACGATTTATCAAAAGGCGGTAGGCTATAGCTTTATTGATAGCTTAAGCAGTCAACCGGCTACTGTGCAAACCAAATACCGCATAGGCTCTATCAGCAAAATGTTTACAGGTGTAATAACCTTTCAGCTGATTGAGGAAGGTAAACTAACGCTTGAAACTACGCTGGACAAGTTTTACCCGCAAATGCCCAATGCTGCTAATATTACCATTGGCCAGCTGCTTAGTCACCACAGCGGTTTGTTTAACATAACCAACGACCCCGCCTTTGCTACTTACATGACCAAGCCGCAAACCCGCGAGCAGATGCTGACCAAGATGGCCGCCTTTGCCCCAAGGTTTGAGCCCGGCGCTAAGTTTGAATACAGCAACACCAACTTTATTGTACTGGCCTATATCGTAGAAAAAATAACCAACCAGCCCTTTGCCGATGTGGTAAAGCAGCGGGTAATAAATAAAGCGGGGTTAAAGGACACCTATTATGGGGGCAAAATAAACACGGCGAATAATGAGGCCCTATCTTACAATTTTGCGGATAAGTGGAAAATAATACCCGAAACAGACATGAGCATACCATCTGGTGCCGGGGCAATGGTATCTACCCCTGCCGACCTGACCAAATTTGCCGAGGCCTTGTTTAACGGCAAGCTTATCAGCGATGCCAGCCTGGCTAAAATGAAACCCTTAAGCGATTATTATGGCATGGCTATGCGCAAAATAGATTTTGATGGAAAGGTAAGCTATGGGCATAATGGTGCAATTGATGGTTTTAGGGCCGAACTGGCTTATTTTCCGCAGCAAAAATTGGCGATAGCCTACACATCAAACGGTGGTATATACTCAACCGAGAAAATTTTAAAGGCAACGGTTAGCATTGTTTTTAATGAACCGTTTACAATGCCGCTTTACAAAAAACCGGACCTGAAAACCGAAGAGCTGGACAAATACCTGGGTGTATACAGCAGCCCCGATTTCCCGTTGAAAATAACGATGAGCAAAGATAATACAACTTTGTACGGCCAGGCAGCCGGGCAGGGGCTAATAAGGCTGGAGGCTACGGGCAAAGACAGGTTTGAATTTGAGCCTAATGATATTGTAGTAGAATTTGATACAGCTAAAGGCCAGTTTATATTAAAGCAAAATGGCGGCATAAAGGTGTTCACCCGCGAGAAATAA